TGGGTAGGAGATCCTGAAGCGGGTCTGACGCAGCTCATCCAGAGCTTAGGCCCTCAGCTTGCGAGTTATTTAAATCCCAGTCCTTGGCCGACGATTAGCGATCGCGCTCAACAAGCCAGAGTCCCTGTGGTCATGTATCACGATATTCTGCCAGAAAAGCAAGTCTTCTTTGATGTCACGCCAGAAGAGTTTGAGCAACATCTGCAACTGATTCAAGAACGGGGGTTAACTCCGATTAGCCTTGAGCAGTTGACCACACATCTACGAACTGGCTTGCCTTTGCCAGAAAAGCCAATCTTGTTAACCTTCGATGATGGCTACAGCGGTCACTATAAGTACGTTTACCCATTATTAAAGAAATATGGCTACCCTGCCGTGTTTTCTATCTATACCGCCAAAGTCAGCAAAAAATTGGGGCGCTCTAGCCTCACTTGGGAAGAGTTGCGACAAATGGCCGCCGATCCTCTGGTGACGATCGCGGCTCATAGTGTGACCCATCCTCCTGATCTAACTAAACTCACAGATGATCATTTGCAGACAGAAGTAGCCGAGTCGAAACGAATCCTAGAAGCTGAATTGGGCATACCGATTCGCTACTTTACCTATCCAGAGGGCAAATATGATGAGCGTGTTGCTAAGGTGGTTCAAGAGGCGGGCTACTTAGCAGCGTTCACAATGGATGATGTCGATGAGCGCTTTGCAGGTGAGTCTGAAAGCTTGTTGGCGATCGCTCGCTTTGGCCAGTCTCGGTTACCAGATGTGGTGGATCAAGCTTGGGGTGGAGCACCTCTGCCCAGTTGGAATTTAGGGTTTGATTTTTCTGCACCAGTGCAACTTACCGAGACAACAATTGACGAGACACCTTTTCGGTTAATTTCCGGGGGTAAACCGATCACGATTCATGCCAAGAGCCGTTACCAAGTCCAAGAAATTCTAGAAGGAACTCAGGCGATCGCAGCGGTGGATGGTGGTTTCTTCTCGCTCAAGTACTTGGACTCCAACGTGATGATTGGCCCCGTCATGAGTCAAAGCAACGGGCGATTTGTGCCAGGAAATAAAAGCGAAAATCGGAAGCTGGCGGGACGGCCTTTAGTCGTTATGAGCCCTCACGCTGCTAAGTTTATTCCTTTTAATGGGGAAAAACACAATAGTTTAGAGGGCGTGCAAGCCGAATTGCCAGGTGCGACAGATGCTTTCGTGGCGGCGGCTTGGTTAGTCAAAGAAAGCCAACCACAACCTGCGAGTACCTTCGGTAGCTTGTTCGACTTTGATGCCGTGCGCCACCGGGCTTTCTGGGGCATCAATCAAACAGGCCAACCCATCATCGGCGTCTCGGTAGAGCCAATCGATTCTGTTTCCTTAGGAATTGCTCTAGAGAAGGCAGGTTTTCGTGATGCCGTGATGCTGGACTCTGGTGCTAGTACTTCACTAGCTTACAAAGGTGAATCACTGGTGGGGTATATTCCTCGCCCTGTGCCTCATGTGGTCGCACTTGTGCCCTCAGACGCAGAAGCTAAAGCAGCTTGTACCTTGGCTTCTCGATAATCTGGTATCGCGATCGCCTTGAACCTTTCCATAAAAAAAGCTGGATAGCATCAAAAACTACCCAGCTTTTTTAGTTAAGAGTCGAACCTGTTAATTAAAACCTGTTAATTAAACAGTGACAGCTTTCTTGGTAGCGCCACCCAGTTCGCCTTTGGCATATTTAGCAGCAAAATCATCCAGAGAAACAGGCTTGATCTTGCTAGCTTGACCCGCAGCACTAAAGGCTTGGTAGCGCTCAGCACAAACGTTTTGCATGTACTTGATAGAAGGCTTGAGGAAGTGACGAGGATCGAACTCCTCAGGCTTAGAAGCTAGCGCTTCACGTACCGCAGCAGTGATCGCCAAACGGTTGTCGGTGTCGATGTTAACTTTACGCACACCGCTCTTGATACCCTTTTGAATTTCTTCGAGGGGTACACCGTAGGTTTCAGGAATCTTACCGCCGTACTGGTTGATCAGTGCAATCAGATCTTCGGGTACAGAGGAAGAACCGTGCATTACCAAGTGGGTGTTGGGCAGACGACGGTGGATTTCTTCGATGCGGCTGATGGCGAGGATTTCACCAGTGGGCTTACGGGTGAACTTGTAAGCACCGTGGCTGGTACCGATCGCAACTGCAAGGGCATCAACGCCAGTTTGCTCTACGAAATCTACGGCTTCATCGGGATCAGTCAAAAGTTGGTCGTGGGAGAGGGTGCCCTCAAAACCGTGTCCATCTTCCTTGTCACCTTGGCCAGTTTCTAGAGAGCCGAGGCAACCCAATTCACCTTCGACGCTGACGCCGATCGCGTGAGCAACTTCTACCACTCGGCGAGTTACTTCAACGTTGTACTCGTAGCTGGAAGGAGTTTTAGCATCCGCTTCCAGAGAGCCGTCCATCATGACGCTGGTAAAACCATGACTCATGGCTGAGTAGCAAGTCGCAGGGCTATTGCCATGATCCTGGTGCATTGCGATAGGAATATCAGGATAGGTCTCTACCGCAGCCAAAATCAGGTGGCGTAGGAAAGCTTCTCCAGCATATTTACGAGCGCCACGAGAGGCTTGCAAAATCACAGGGCTATCGGTTTCATGGGCAGCCTGCATGATGGCTTGAATCTGCTCCATGTTGTTAACGTTGTAGGCGGGAATGCCGTAACCGTTTTCAGCCGCGTGATCCAACAACAGCCGCATGGGTACGAGCGCCATAGAGAGTCCTCCTAATTACTTCGTCGTTAGCTAGCTAGTTTTAGACGAGCTCAATTCTTACGTTAATCTTAAGATACTTTGTACTTATAAATAGAAGAAGTATCTCAAGATTCACCTTGAACCCTTCTTACTAGGTCTATAAGATTTGTTTATCTTTCTTTTTATGGGTCGCCCGGGATTCGAACCCGGAACAAATCGGTTAAAAGCCGAGTACTCTACCGTTGAGTTAGCGACCCGTTGAATTGCACTTGTCTCAGCGCCGTTTACAACAATAACACACCCTTTCTAGATTTAGAAAGATATTTGCGAGAAAAATCTACAAATAATCCGGAGATTTTTAGATTGCTTACCCAGCTTGAGATACAGCGCCTAGACTACAGCAATTTGGCTATGAGCTGAACGGTTGTATCTAAGCTTGCACCGGGTGCTAACTGGGTTAGGCGATCGCCCGTATTTAAGGCATTGCGTCCCGCAGTCCAAGGCTCTAGACAATAGAACTCTTTGCCTTTTACGGTCCAGAAGACAACAGTGGAGTAGGGTGACTCGTAGCTGAGCGTCAAATGCACCCCTTGGCTGCGATCGCTGGCTGTGGCTGAGCGGCGCGAGAGTTCCCGGAACGCCACATCAATTTCGTCGCGCTCAAAATCGAATTGATTGCTGAAGGATTCGACGGTCTGCGATCGCTGATCGAGCAAGTCCGTGGCAGGAATATCGAACTGGAGCTGAGTTTTATCTGAGGTTACAAAGTAGGGATGCAGTCCTACTGAGAAGGGCATTGGCTCATTAGAGCGATTCTCAAACCGCTGATGAATCTCTAGGGTATGCCCTTGCAGTTTGTAGGTGAAGGCGACTTGAAACTGAAAGGGATATGCCGCCAGAGTTTGCTCATTGCTCTCTAACACCAGAGTAAGGCTGGCTACGTCTTGCGTTTCCTGCTCCGCCACTTGCCAAGGTAAATCACGAGCAAAGCCATGTTGCTTGAGCGTGTAGGTTTGCCCGTTGTGGTTGTAGGTGTTGTTGGGCAGATTGCCGCAAATCGGAAACAGGATTGGGATGCCGCCCCGCACAGTTAATTCAGGATTGGTGAATCGTTCCGCATCCAGATACAGCAGCTCTTGGCCTTGCACTTGCCAACTGGTAACAATGCCACCTCGCTCAGGCACAACTTCTAAGTGAGAGTTGGTGGCTTGGTCGGAGAGTAGATAGGTTTTGTATTGCCGCTGTTCAGTTGCGATCGCAAACACAGTGATTAACTCCTTAAATTTTGAATCACACCTGGCTCAGCCCTTTAGAACTTCTACAGAACTTCTACGGCAATTCTGTCACTGGAGACGTTACAGGTGCATCTAGCAAGAGCTGGCTACTAGGCATTAGAACTGAAGCTGGAATTGTCGCGGATGGTGCGGGGGTTGTAGAAGCTTCATGCTCTAGAAGGGCAATGCGCTCCCGTAGAGACTGTTTCGGACGCGGCGGCTGTTCCGGTGGGGGCACAGTGGGTACAGGGTCAGGAGAGGAATTCCCTTGCTGTAAATTCGGATCTGTAGCGGGTGCAATCGGGACGGTCTCGGCAGGATTAGTGATGAAAGGCTCTAAGCGATCGCTTGGTGCGGTTGGTGGCATCTCCAAGGGCTGTGATTCCACCCCAGTCGAATCATCAGCAGGATTTTCTGGAGAGGTAGTAAACGGTTCCAGGTTGTTGCTAGGGGAAGTCGATGGCCAAGACGATGGCTCAGAGTTTGAAGGTGGATAGGCATCCTCTGTAGGTGCGTCCGCTGGAGCAGTAAAAGGTTCTAAAGTTTCACTAGAACCAGGTCTAGAGGCAGGTGCTTCATTGAGCGGTCTGGAAGGATCGTCATTGAAGGGCGACTCGAATGGTTCAGAGGTGTCTTGAGGTGCAGTAAAAGGTTCTCCCGCAGGTTGAGAATTGAGAGGGGCGCTAGGGTCTGGAGCACCGTCATTGGGAGTAAGCTCATCAGGCGGCTCTGCTGGATCTGGTGTTAGGGGTTGCCAATAGTCATCCGGTTCTTCGCGATGGGGGTAAGTGTAACCACTTTCAGGTTCTGTGGCTGGCTCTGTGATTGGTTCTGTTAGTGGCTCTGATGGCTCATCATTGAACGAGGGATTGGAGGGTGAACCATCCCCAGAATCATCCCTGGAGTCAAAAGAGGGTGCAGTGGTTGGTTGTGAGAAGGGATCAGTGGTCGGTTCCGAGAAAGGTGCAGTGGTCGGTTGTGAGAAGGAGTCAACCGGAGGCTGAGACGGTAGCGGTTGCCAGTTGTCCGTAGGCTTTGAGTTAGGGAAGCCAGGGGTAGGCTCTGGGTTGGAGAAGCTAGGAGAGTTGTTACTGGGTGAGTTATAGGGTGCAGTATCAGGCGCAGTATCAGGCGGAAAGGCAGGTTGCGAGTTCAGCGGTGTAGAAGTGTCCCTAGGGAACTCAGGAGGCAGATCATTCGGTGCTGCGTCTGGAGCAGTGATAAAAGAGTCAGGGGATGTTGGTTGGGGTGGGGTCAGAGGCGATGGAGCCACATTGGTGGCATCAGGACTAGGCAATGGCTCGCTGAAAACCTCTGATTCACCTGGAGCCACTACTTTAGAAGTTTGAGCATCGAGAATAACCGTGGATGGCATCGGTTGATCAAAGAGGCTCGATCGCTCACGAATTTGATTCAAGATTTGCTCACCGCGATTGCCCGACACAATCCGGGGTTGATATTGCGCCACCTCGACAGGCAAAAACTCCACCTTCATTTGCTTGTCGCGCAAGGCGACCTTCAGCACAGCGGTATCATAATCGCTGCGAGAATTGCCGCCAAAAATGAAGTTACCGAGCGAGTAGGCGATCGGGCGTCCTTTATAAATTTCTGCCCCTTGAAGTACATGGGGATGGTGGCCCACGACCAAATCGGCTCCTACGTCAATCGTGTGGTGGGCTAATTGAATCTGCAAATCTGCCGGATACTCAGCTAACTCTTCGCCCCAGTGGTAATTCACCACGATCCAGTCCACTTGCTTACGAATCGCTCGAATATCCTCGGCAATGCGGTCTTTACGGGTAGAATTGGTGCCCGCAGTGGCGATGTCTGCCGCATGGAGATCTGCGTCGTAGTAACCCAGATAAGCAATCCGCTGTCCCTTAACTTCTAGAATTTCTGGGCGACGAGCTTCTTTAATGTCTCGGCCAGCTCCAATGTGATGAATCCCCGCTTGATCTAGCGTCTCCAACGTTTCCATTAACCCAGAGGCTTCGTAATCCATCGCATGATTGTTGGCTAGCGTCACAATATCAACGCCACCATTGCTCAACACTTCCACTGATTCAGGATCGGCTTTGAAGTTAAATTGCTTATCGGGTAGCGGGGTGGTAGCGTCAGTCAAAGGATTTTCGAGATTCACCATCGCCACATCTGCTTGGCGATATTCCTTCATATCAGCAAAGGCCCAGTTGTAGTCTTCGCCGACTAAATCCTCAAAGGCATCGGCCAGAGTGACATCGCCACCAAACATCAAGGTGACGGCTGGATCGGAGGGGTTGAGCAAGTTTTGGTGCTTCACCACCGGAACCGTTTCCAAGGCAGCTCGAATCGTATTGGGTCGGTTGGATGCAGCAGTGGTGAGGGTAGATTCTGGCCTTTGTCCGTTGGCGGAGGCGATTGTGGGTGCGGTCGGAGTGTCGTTGTAGCTGAGCAGGCAACCTAAGACAAAAGCTGCCACGGCAGAACCACTGAGGAGGAGGGAGCGGGCTAGCTTGAGGTAGACGCGCTGGTCTAGGAGTTGTTTGACTGAATGTGGTTTAGCCACGGCTGGGGCGCGGCTGGATGGAGAGTGCGATCGCTTTTGGCGTCTAGCAGCATTGGCTAAACGAACCGACTGCTGCCACAAAACCTGGCTCTCATCCGTAAAGCGGGCAGTAATTCGTACCCCTTCAATGAAATCTAGGTTGAGCTTACAGAGGCGATGGCAAATGAATCGGACTAAGCGCTCGCGTTCTGGGATGCGATCGAACTCCACCGTAATATGCAGGCAATTAGAACGAAGGGGTCGAATTGAGGCGTAGATCCCTTGAGGCGCTAAGTAGCTATTCAGCCAATAGGCGATCGCTCGAACATTTCCTTCTCGCGCTAACTCCAGCACCGAAGGTTGATAAACATCATTAGAATAAGCCATCCTCTTCACTCCTCAACATCAACTGCCGCCGTTCTTCCAGTTGCACCCACAAATTGGCAGATGATTGACCCTATCTTATCGGCATTAAATCACTAATTACCCAAGCGGGAAACCTATTTACAGCCTTAATACAGAATAATTAGCCCTGCTAGAACTGTAGTTCACGCTATTTTGACTTCGTGGACGCAGACACTACTCTTCTCAATTGATATTAATTGTCAGTGATATTAATCACAAGTTTATGGCGTTTAAAGTCACAGGTTTTAGTCGATCTTAATCAACTGCTAGAACTCAAAAGTATTTGATAGTAAGGGTGGAAGTACAAACGTCAGGATAATTCGTAGCTATGATCCATACGCTCGTACAATCTGCTTTCCAAACAGGCTGTCTCAGCGTGGAATCTGAGGGGTTAATCCGCCAGGTATTAGCAATTAGGGGCTATAAAGCTGCTGATTTAGAAGTGCTAGAAAAGCTATATAGCGCGGTTCATTCGGGAATAATTAAGCGGGAAGCTTCTGGATCAATGGAAATGCCCTTGCAACGTCTCGGTTCTGGGGCAGGACGGGGATAACTCTCAGTTGAAGCAAAAACTAGCAGGGTAGAAGGTTTCACTGAACCCTTGCGACGGTGGTAAAGAATGCTTTAGCTTAGCAAGTCTTAAACCCTGATCTTTTGGAACCCAATTTTTATTTGACGACTCAGCGATTTTAATTCCAATCAAATTAGATTTTTATCAGCTTTGAACCAAAAGTTTCCCTCCTAATGACCTATCAGACCTTAAGCTCCTAATTCAGGGGCTTATTTTTTTAGTTACGGGTTCTAGATTTCTGCTGCTTCTGTTCCCAAGCTCGAAGAATATGAGCCATCGTTACCTTAATCTCTAATGACTCTGCGGCTGCATAGAAGGTCGCAGCTTGGGCGATCGCTCGGATTTCACCCCCGCTCAAAGGCAGCTTGTGAGCCAGAAACTCCCAATCGATACTAGAGTCTAAGCTAATTGTGGCTGGAAAGACTTGGTGCCACAACTTCAAGCGATCGCCCGGAATGGGCAGCAAAAATTCTAAAATGTGGTCAATTTCCTGTCGCCAATGCCATCGAACCGATTGCAACATCGGCACACTGAATAAGGTGATCCCTCGCTGTTGCTGACGCTGGTGAATCAGTTGGTGAAGCTCTGCGCTCGCTAATGGAGCAGAACGTCCCAGCCAAAGCTGCGCTGACTTAATCAGCAATACAGTTGGGCTATGTGCGTGAATCTCCTGAAGCAACCCTGGAAATTCTGCGGGCGGAACCAATGCCAGATCAGTCCAGAATAGGGAAGTTTGTAGTTGTTGAGCGATCGCGGCGGCTGCCATTGTTTTGCCTGTACCCGCTGCTCCTACCAAAATTGCCACGGTTCCAGGTAGTGGTGGAATAGTAGAGGCATCAAGCTGTAACTGGCTCCACACTGCCTGTACATCAGACCAGAGTTCTACCCGCCGTCCCAAATGCTGCAAGGTTTCTAGGAGCGATGGCGGCAAAATTAGTTGCGTCCAATTAGGTGTAGTAGGTATAGTTTTTGCTTCATGTAGGTGGCAAGGCAGCAGAGAAGGGCTATGAGGAATTGGGGGCACCTTAGGAAGCTGAGGCGGTTGAAGCAAAATCTGTAAAGTTTGCGGTTGCGGCTGCTCAGCTAATAAGTAATTCACCAAGCTATCACTCAGCTTCAGCCGACGAGTTAGCAACGTTTCGTCGCCACAAGCCACAATTTGCAACAAACCCTGATGAATCAAGCCAGAGTTGGTAGTTAGATAAGCTCGCCCTGCTTGCCATTCCTGATCATTGCGGCATAGTAATCGCAACACCAAATCAACGGTAGGTAGGTCAGGGCAACCACAACTACTAGAAACTTGAACCGCCACTCGCGCTGCTGAACTGGACTCTTGGCTTTGTAAATAGCTGTAGAGCTTAGCGTAGCGACGATTAATTTCTGGAGCCAAGCTAAACAGCACAAGGTTCTTCTCGAAGATCGTAAGCTTGAGGCGATCGCGCAACTGAGGTAAACCCAAAGCGACACCCTGCTGCAAACTAGCCTGAATTCGAGCTTCCATCTGCTGCTGATAGCTGGTGGCAGAGCTGCTCCGATTGGTGGGACGTGGACGAATTTCGTCGTAACCAACAGTGCTATCTAAGGTAACTAAGCCTTTCCACCAATGACTTGTGACCCGATCAGCCCGTGACTGGGCCACTCGGTCTACCGTTTTTTGCTCTTGACGTTGCCGAGCGATCGCCACACTCAGGATGCGATCGAGCCAAGTCAGTTCTGCTTTCAGGTAGGCCCAGTTATTCTGAAACCCTTCCACTGGATCACTCATGATTCATCACCCGGATGAATTCGAGGGGTAAGCCATCCGCATCGGCAATGAAAGCAACTTCATAGATGCGATCGCCAATCATTTGTTGAGTCGGTTCCAAAAGCACCTTTAAGGGCTGGATCTGCTCTGGCTGAGTCTCCGCTGCCGCCAAAAATTTCGCTTGTAAATTCTCCAGCCACTTTGGCAAATCCGCAGTGGTATCGGTGAGGTCAAAGGAGAGGTGATAGTACCCGGTGTAGTGCTCGTCGTTAAAAGCATCAGCCACTGGACGCGGTTGCGGAATTTGGATCAACTCAATCCGTCCGTTCAAGCCTTCCATCCAGCAAGCCAAGGTGTAGCCTGTGGTGAATCGTTCGTTAACTACAAACCCTAATTGCTCGTAAAACGCGATCGCTCGATGGATATTGGCAGTCCGAATAGATGCGTGATGCATAGGTGATGAAGCTAAGCGCGTCGGGCCGTTAGCTAATGAATGGCTCACGGCTCAGGATGGATTACTCAAACAATCGGAAATAGGGATAACGAACCGGAGCACCTGGCTCTTTTTCTAAGTCGAAATTAATTACATCCCAGCAAGGGTCTTCTTCTGGGCTAGGACTAAACTCTACGGGCAGACCGTAAAGCCGAGGTTTGGCTGAATCTGTCTGACCCCGCCAGGGAGTGCTGCGTTCTAAATAAGCGCTAATTAAATCTTTATAGCGTTGGGCAATAATGACGCGAGTCGCCCGATAGCCTTGGGTGTAAAGCCGATCTAACGCTTCGTGGATTTCAAACCGAATGCCGTCTGGATGCGTGTGCTGACGATACCATTCGTTATTCCACTGCCTCCAGTGACGTCCTGACTGCAAGTGAACCAGTTCGCCTGTTTGTGGATCTGATTCAAAAGCACCGTGCCTCTGACACAAATAAGTATCTGTCAGGGTTAGGGCCGGAATGGTTTGACGGCAGTGCGGGCACTGAATCTCCGGACCAAAAATTGGATACTGTAAGCCATGAGTCATCATGAAGTGCGGATCTGCATGGTATTTCTGCGTCAGTGCCAGTTTTATTTATTATAACTAGGGAAGTCTTGCCCTAGATGTCAATTCTATGGGCATTCTGCTGATACTCTGGGCACAATTTTGAGTGATTTCAACCCATCTTCTCTAATTTCGGCCTCTTATTGGCCTGCACCGGATCTTTCTCAAGCTGCCTTTGTAGCTCCAGGTGCGACGGTTATGGGTAATGTAGCGATCGCTGCTGGGGCCAGCATTTGGTTTGGTGCAGTGGTGCGGGCTGATGTCGAGCGTATTGAAATTGGCATCTGTACCAATGTTCAGGATGGCGCTATTTTGCATGGCGATCCTGGTAAGCCCACGATCTTGGAAGACTACGTCACCATTGGGCATCGCGCCGTCATTCACAGTGCTCATATTGAGCAAGGGTGCTTAATTGGGATTGGGGCGATCGTGCTGGATGGAGTGCGTGTGGGGGCAGGCAGCATTGTGGGGGCAGGTTCGGTCGTGACCAAAGATGTCCCTCCGCGATCGCTCGTGGTCGGAGTTCCGGCAAAGCGACTGCGTGAACTCTCAGATGAAGAAGTTGCAGACTTATTTGAACATGCCCGTCGTTATGAAAGATTGGCCTTGGTTCACGCAGGCAAAGGCACAGATATTGGCTTTACCCAAGCACCTGCTTAGCCTCTTTTCTAGGACACTTCTTGTGAGTGATCTGCGATCGCAGAGAGTGAGACAAAAGGCTGAGAAATTGCGATCGCTGTGAAAAAGCGCCCGTTTGGATAAATAATACAATTATGAGAGCTATTCAAAAATCTTTAATCTCTGGTTAGAAGAGGATCGGGATATGGACTTGGATTTTCGTGTAGTGGTAGTTTTGCTGCCAGTTATTGTGGCTGGAAGCTGGGCAGCGTTCAACATTGCCAAGGCAGCCTTGGCTCAAATTCAGGGCTTTCTGACTAAGTAACCACAAAGTAGCGCTGAATTATTTCAGTTCACGTTATGCAACAAACGACTGTCATCCTTTATGGAACTACAGTCGTTTTTGTTTTAGCGCTATGGGTGCGAGCAATTCGAGCGCTGGAGTTTTGTTGGGCTGTGGCTTTAATCAGGTTTTTGCTCGGTTATTTCAGACCATGCCAGCGGGTTGAAGGAAGTGTCGTAGTCGTAGACATCAATGTGTTCGGTCTGCTTGAGGAAATTCACTACTATGTAGGTTAAAGGGGTGGCGATCGCCTCGTAAGCCGTTTTGATCAACCATTGCGTCACGATTGCTGAAATCATCTGGCTAGCTGCGATCGTGCCGACAAAGGCTACCGTGACGAAAATTAGCGAATCCAACCCTTGCCCTACAATCGTGGAACCAATGGTTCGCATCCAAAGCCACCGTCCCTGCGTGGCAACTTTCATCTTGGCTAACACGAAGGAATTGACAAATTCCCCCACCAGATAGGCTAGAAACGAAGCCAGCAGTAACCGAGGTGTATTTCCCAGAATTCGCTCGTAAGCAGCTTGTCCATCCCAAAACGAGGCGGCTGGTAGTTGTTGACCCAGCCAAATAGCAAGCACGGCAATTAAGTTGCACAGAAACCCCAGCCAGATTGCTAGACGTGCCTGCCGATATCCATACACTTCAGTGAGCACATCCCCGCAGATATAGCTAATCGGAAAAATCACGATCGCAGCAGTGACGACCTGACCTTGCAGGCTCACCAGCTTAGTGGCGATAATGTTTGACACAATCAAGCAGGTCACGAATAGAACCACCACGAGCAGAAACCACCCAGAGTAACGCTCTGGTGGAGTGGGTGATGCGGCGGAGAAATGGGGTGAACGCTTGGGCATGATGCTTTCACAGAGAGTTTCTTGGAAAGCATTGTGGCACTGAATTTAGGAAAAGGGTTGAGATGCTGGGTTAAACCAAAAATTTGACGCTGACTGCCTAGCAGTCAGCGTTAGGTGATGTAGGCCCTACAGCCTGATAAAACTCCTTAGGTTTAACTTGAGTACTGTAGATTGCGCTCAGCAGCCCTGCTAAAG
This region of Trichocoleus desertorum NBK24 genomic DNA includes:
- a CDS encoding photosystem II protein Y, with amino-acid sequence MDLDFRVVVVLLPVIVAGSWAAFNIAKAALAQIQGFLTK
- a CDS encoding queuosine precursor transporter, which translates into the protein MPKRSPHFSAASPTPPERYSGWFLLVVVLFVTCLIVSNIIATKLVSLQGQVVTAAIVIFPISYICGDVLTEVYGYRQARLAIWLGFLCNLIAVLAIWLGQQLPAASFWDGQAAYERILGNTPRLLLASFLAYLVGEFVNSFVLAKMKVATQGRWLWMRTIGSTIVGQGLDSLIFVTVAFVGTIAASQMISAIVTQWLIKTAYEAIATPLTYIVVNFLKQTEHIDVYDYDTSFNPLAWSEITEQKPD